From Musa acuminata AAA Group cultivar baxijiao chromosome BXJ3-8, Cavendish_Baxijiao_AAA, whole genome shotgun sequence, one genomic window encodes:
- the LOC103993137 gene encoding LRR receptor-like serine/threonine-protein kinase RGI1: MMPRSRSRSRQAGHPPSFPCHNCLLLPLFRFCFLLPLLLLLPSFSSSLASASQEVTALYRWINSSSSSPLSRALSDWNPAHATPCKWSHITCNAAGSVSTITIQSVPLTVPLPVGLCSALPSLTTLVVSDANLTGTIPTDFAACSLLTLLDLSSNSLSGAIPPTLSRLPYLASLIINSNQLSGPIPEELSAAASLRHLIIFDNRLSGPIPDSLGDLSLLETLRAGGNRDLSGSIPDSLSRCANLSVLGLADTKISGPIPASLGRLSNLQTLSIYTTMLSGSIPPELGNCSSLVNLYLYENSLSGPLPPSLGRLPKLERLLLWQNVLSGPIPDEFGGLSSLRSMDLSINSISGAIPPSLGALSNLQDLMLSDNNISGSLPPSLANLTSLFQLQIDTNQISGLIPAEFAGLKSLAVFFAWQNLLEGAIPLSLASLSNLQALDLSHNHLTGPMPPGLFLLPNLTKLLLLSNDISGPIPAEIGRCTSLIRLRLANNRIAGPIPVEIGGLKSLDFLDLSANRLTGPVPVSIGNCSQLQMVNLSNNTLSGAVPDSLSWITRLEVLDLSLNQLTGPIPGSFGKLASINKLVLSGNSLTGPIPPSLGRCSNLELLDLSSNQLTGGIPVDLCLIEGLDIALNLSRNALTGPIPEKISILSKLSVLDVSYNLLDGSLAPLSELENLVTLNVSNNNFTGYLPDTKLFRQLSASDLAGNQGLCTHGGDVCFVTLDANGRPIMTAEAESRRVHRLKLAIALLITSTVAMLLGLIATIRAKRMAAGNGSEDDDSEMGGGMSWPWQFTPFQKLSFSVDQVVRSLVDANVIGKGCSGVVYRVQMDNGEAIAVKKLWPTSASAGKMAAKEDCNSSRVRDSFSAEVRTLGSIRHKNIVRFLGCCWNKNTRLLMYDYMANGSLGGLLHERTGFSLEWDLRYQIVLGAAEGLAYLHHDCVPPIVHRDIKANNILIGLDFEAYLADFGLAKLVEDGDLARSSNTVAGSYGYIAPEYGYMMKITEKSDVYSYGVVMLEVLTGKQPIDPTIPEGLHVVDWVQRRRGSLEVLDPSLKGRPETDVQEMLQVLGVALLCVSATPDERPTMKDVAAMLKEIRHEREEYAKVDFLLKKAEPSAAVDATTSASSSALGVPIGS; encoded by the exons ATGATGCCGAGGTCGAGGTCGAGGTCGAGGCAGGCTGGCCACCCTCCATCATTCCCATGCCACAActgcctcctcctccctctcttccgCTTCTGTTTCCTCCTGCCGCTGCTACTCTTACTGCCGTCTTTCTCCTCTTCGCTAGCTTCTGCCAGCCAAGAAGTCACTGCGCTCTACCGGTGGAtcaactcctcttcctcctcccccttaTCCAGAGCGCTCTCTGACTGGAACCCGGCGCACGCGACGCCGTGCAAGTGGAGCCACATCACCTGCAACGCCGCCGGCTCCGTGTCCACCATCACCATCCAATCCGTTCCCCTGACCGTCCCCCTCCCCGTTGGGCTGTGCAGCGCCCTACCCTCCCTCACCACCCTCGTCGTCTCCGATGCCAACCTCACCGGTACCATCCCGACCGACTTCGCCGCCTGCTCCCTCCTCACCCTCCTCGACCTCAGCTCCAACTCCCTCTCCGGTGCCATACCCCCCACCCTCTCCCGCCTCCCATACCTCGCCTCCCTCATAATCAACTCCAACCAGCTCTCCGGCCCCATCCCGGAGGAGCTCAGCGCCGCCGCCAGCCTCCGCCACCTCATCATCTTCGACAACCGTCTCTCCGGCCCCATCCCGGACTCCCTCGGAGACCTCTCCCTCCTCGAGACCCTCCGTGCCGGCGGCAACCGCGACCTCTCCGGATCCATACCCGACTCCCTCTCCCGCTGCGCCAACCTATCTGTCCTCGGCCTTGCCGATACTAAGATATCCGGCCCCATTCCGGCGTCGCTTGGCCGGCTGTCCAATCTCCAAACGCTGTCCATCTACACCACCATGCTGTCCGGGTCGATCCCGCCGGAGCTCGGCAACTGCTCGTCGCTCGTCAACCTCTACCTCTACGAGAATTCGCTTTCCGGTCCGCTGCCACCGTCGCTCGGGCGGCTGCCGAAGCTCGAGAGGCTTCTCCTGTGGCAGAATGTGCTCTCCGGCCCCATCCCGGACGAGTTCGGTGGCCTTTCTTCCCTCCGATCCATGGACCTCTCCATCAACTCCATCTCCGGCGCCATCCCGCCATCTTTGGGCGCGCTCTCGAACCTCCAAGATCTCATGCTAAGTGACAACAACATCTCCGGATCCTTACCGCCTTCTCTTGCCAACCTCACGTCGCTCTTCCAGCTCCAGATAGACACTAACCAGATCTCCGGCCTCATCCCCGCGGAGTTCGCGGGGCTCAAGTCGCTCGCCGTCTTCTTCGCGTGGCAGAACCTGCTCGAAGGCGCTATACCTCTCTCCCTCGCCTCGCTGTCGAACCTCCAGGCACTCGACCTTTCCCACAACCACCTCACTGGCCCCATGCCTCCCGGCCTCTTCCTCCTTCCCAACCTCACCAAGCTCTTGCTGCTCTCCAACGACATCTCCGGCCCGATACCCGCCGAGATTGGCAGGTGCACTTCCCTCATTCGACTCCGCCTCGCCAACAACCGCATTGCCGGCCCCATCCCGGTCGAGATCGGCGGGCTTAAGAGCCTCGACTTCCTCGACCTCTCCGCCAACCGGCTCACCGGCCCTGTTCCTGTTTCCATCGGCAACTGCTCCCAGCTCCAAATGGTCAACCTCAGTAACAACACGCTCTCCGGTGCCGTACCCGATTCCTTATCTTGGATCACCAGACTGGAGGTACTCGATCTGTCGCTCAACCAGCTTACGGGGCCGATCCCCGGTAGCTTTGGCAAGTTGGCTTCCATAAACAAGCTGGTGCTTAGTGGGAATTCACTCACCGGCCCGATACCACCTTCGCTTGGCCGGTGCTCGAACCTCGAATTGCTTGACCTTAGTAGCAACCAACTCACTGGCGGGATCCCCGTTGACCTCTGCCTCATCGAGGGGCTCGACATTGCTCTAAATCTCAGCAGGAATGCGCTCACCGGACCGATCCCGGAGAAGATCTCTATCCTCAGTAAACTATCGGTTCTCGACGTATCGTACAACCTGCTCGACGGTAGTCTCGCACCTCTTTCTGAACTAGAAAACCTGGTCACACTAAACGTCTCCAACAACAACTTCACCGGCTACCTCCCCGACACCAAGCTCTTTCGCCAGCTCTCGGCCTCCGATCTTGCCGGCAACCAGGGGCTCTGCACCCACGGTGGAGACGTGTGCTTCGTCACCTTGGACGCCAACGGGCGGCCAATCATGACGGCAGAAGCGGAGAGCAGAAGAGTGCACAGGTTGAAGTTAGCCATAGCACTGCTGATCACTTCGACGGTCGCGATGCTTCTCGGGTTGATCGCAACTATAAGGGCGAAAAGAATGGCAGCAGGGAATGGCAGCGAAGACGATGACTCCGAGATGGGCGGCGGGATGTCTTGGCCATGGCAGTTCACTCCCTTCCAGAAGCTGAGCTTTTCGGTGGACCAGGTTGTGCGTAGCCTGGTGGATGCCAACGTTATCGGGAAAGGCTGCTCCGGAGTGGTCTACCGCGTCCAAATGGATAACGGGGAAGCCATCGCCGTGAAGAAGCTATGGCCAACGAGTGCATCGGCCGGGAAAATGGCGGCCAAAGAGGACTGCAACAGCAGCAGAGTCAGAGACTCGTTCTCGGCTGAGGTGCGGACGCTCGGTTCCATCCGGCACAAGAACATCGTGAGGTTCCTCGGGTGCTGCTGGAACAAGAACACCCGGCTGCTGATGTACGATTACATGGCCAACGGCAGTCTGGGGGGGCTGCTCCACGAGCGCACCGGGTTCTCACTGGAGTGGGACTTGCGGTATCAGATCGTCCTCGGGGCCGCCGAGGGTCTTGCCTACCTCCACCATGATTGTGTTCCGCCGATAGTTCACAGAGATATCAAGGCCAACAACATTCTCATCGGCCTCGACTTCGAGGCCTACCTGGCCGACTTCGGGCTTGCGAAGCTCGTGGAGGACGGGGATCTTGCTCGGTCCTCGAACACCGTCGCGGGTTCCTACGGCTACATTGCTCCTG AGTATGGATACATGATGAAGATCACGGAGAAGAGCGACGTATACAGCTACGGCGTGGTGATGCTGGAAGTGCTAACTGGGAAGCAGCCGATCGACCCCACGATCCCCGAGGGGCTGCATGTGGTGGACTGGGTGCAGCGGCGGAGGGGGAGCCTGGAGGTGCTCGATCCGAGCCTCAAAGGTCGGCCGGAGACGGACGTGCAGGAGATGCTGCAGGTGCTCGGCGTGGCACTCCTGTGCGTGAGCGCCACTCCGGACGAGCGGCCGACCATGAAGGACGTGGCCGCAATGCTCAAAGAGATCCGCCATGAAAGGGAGGAGTATGCGAAGGTGGATTTCCTCCTCAAGAAGGCAGAACCAAGTGCGGCAGTTGATGCTACGACGTCGGCGTCAAGCAGTGCGTTGGGTGTGCCAATAGGGTCATAG
- the LOC135645439 gene encoding protein SOSEKI 3-like, giving the protein MEERATKYGGLASPESARDWAEPPSPPPPPLPQGRKIPVVYYLCRNRHLEHPHFIEVPLSSPDGLYLRDVIDRLNVLRGKGMPAMYSWSCKRSYKNGFVWHDLAEDDLVLPANGNEYVLKGSELLDQSPSDRIHQSNGNSRLLNLKPQQQENPAISRTQEAAGSSSSSPASSAIEQPKPPPSPPSPRDDEHSPLLHCPGLGPPRPPAWEKSLVGPTESRAYKSVNAADASTQTDDDGEMNARGGRAIFTRGISTDDSSVDLEFVKRLRSHDQRSKERLETGGDAISPAPTSWSNSSSSGKMETLESLIRADTSKIKSSLIRMHKEEEEEEEALFRAKPKLRPTNVLMQLITCGSISVKDHHSFGLVPTYRPRLSHVKLSSPMFGGSMMLGEIDYLSEHPRLMGSRVESKEYFSGSLIELKKHKNIVREMMLPTLKRSSSYNADRNCKTPDSEQGTAKLMDSSPSKCLPRTINKQPKSKASVSSISDGSRKSSDGLDCREASQSANQRITLSVNESSTGVESTKERKEKVIMIEESYVSPCP; this is encoded by the exons ATGGAGGAGCGAGCGACGAAGTACGGCGGCCTTGCCAGTCCGGAGAGCGCCCGCGATTGGGCGGAGCCGCCatcacctccgccgccgccgctgccccagGGGAGGAAGATCCCCGTGGTGTATTACCTCTGTCGGAACCGCCACCTCGAGCACCCTCATTTCATCGAAGTCCCCCTCTCTTCCCCCGACGGGCTGTACCTGAGAG ATGTGATCGATCGGCTCAACGTGTTGAGAGGAAAGGGAATGCCCGCCATGTATTCGTGGTCTTGCAAGAG GAGCTACAAGAATGGATTCGTGTGGCATGACCTCGCCGAGGATGATCTCGTGCTCCCGGCTAATGGCAACGAGTACGTTCTCAAGGGCTCTGAGCTCTTAGATCAGTCTCCTTCAG ATCGGATTCATCAAAGCAATGGCAACAGCAGGTTGCTGAACTTGAAGCCCCAGCAGCAAGAGAACCCCGCGATTTCAAGAACTCAAGAAGCCGCcggttcttcctcctcttcccctgCCTCGTCTGCAATCGAACAGCCAAAGCCACCGCCGTCACCGCCTTCCCCTCGCGACGATGAGCATTCCCCTTTGCTTCATTGTCCAGGTCTCGGACCCCCAAGGCCTCCAGCATGGGAGAAGAGTTTGGTGGGTCCAACAGAGTCCCGAGCTTATAAGTCCGTCAATGCTGCAGATGCTTCGACTCAGACGGATGACGATGGAGAGATGAATGCCCGTGGAGGTCGTGCCATCTTCACCCGAGGAATTTCAACTGATGACAGCTCGGTGGATCTTGAATTCGTTAAGAGGCTGCGGAGCCATGACCAGCGATCCAAAGAGCGCTTAGAGACTGGTGGGGATGCAATTTCACCGGCACCAACTTCGTGGAGCAATTCATCCTCTAGTGGGAAGATGGAGACCTTGGAATCTTTAATTAGAGCTGATACCAGTAAGATAAAGAGCTCTTTAATTCGGATgcataaggaggaggaggaggaagaggaggccctCTTTCGTGCAAAGCCAAAGTTAAGGCCAACAAATGTGTTGATGCAATTAATTACATGTGGATCAATCTCTGTGAAGGATCACCACAGCTTTGGTCTGGTGCCGACCTACAGGCCGAGACTCTCCCATGTAAAGTTATCTTCGCCAATGTTTGGTGGATCCATGATGCTTGGAGAGATTGACTACCTGTCGGAGCATCCGAGGCTAATGGGATCGAGAGTAGAAAGCAAGGAATATTTCAGTGGGAGCTTGATTGAGCTGAAGAAGCACAAGAATATAGTAAGAGAAATGATGCTGCCCACTCTTAAACGCTCTTCTTCATACAATGCAGATAG GAATTGCAAGACACCAGACTCAGAGCAGGGCACGGCTAAGCTAATGGATTCATCACCCTCGAAGTGTCTCCCTCGCACGATTAACAAGCAGCCTAAAAGTAAAGCAAGTGTGTCATCTATCTCAGATGGCTCGAGGAAATCTTCTGATGGACTAGATTGCAGGGAAGCATCTCAAAGTGCAAACCAAAGGATCACCTTGTCAGTCAATGAATCATCCACTGGTGTAGAAtctacaaaagaaagaaaggagaaggTGATCATGATCGAGGAAAGTTATGTTTCTCCTTGCCCTTAA